The sequence TGATCACCAAAACCTTCCCCACCAACGCCGGTGAACTGCCTTCACCAAAACTGTTCCGCGTCTGCATCTGCCCCAACTGCTTCGACCACAACAACGCCCCGTCCATGTCAAAACAATGCAGCCCGCGCGATCCAAAATACGCATACACCCGCTCACCATCCGTGATCGGCGAATGCGATGCAAATCCGTGATCATGATGATGCCCCTCATGCGGTTTTTCCTGCGTCACCACCTTCTGCCAGATCACCCCACCGGTCTTCCGATCCAGACACATCAGCACAAATTCATAAGGATGATCCGGTGCCTCCCCACGCATCCCCCCTCCACCACCCGGCCGACGTCGGCGACGCTCCCCATCTACCGGCGTCGCTGGAGCCGGAGCCTCAATCTCCACCGCCTGCGGAGTCGATGCCTTGTCACCCGCCTTTGCCGTCGACACCGCCGTCGTGATAAACACCTGGTTCCCCCAAATGATGGGCGTCGAACTGCCGTTGCCGGGAATCTTCACCTTCCACTGCACATTGTTCGATTCGCTCCACTCCAGCGGCGGACGACCATCGGCCGACACCCCATCCGCGGAAGGACCACGCCACTGCGGCCATGTCTCCGTTTCATCCGCCATGCTTATGCCTGAATTTGCCAACACCACGCAGGTCGAGACCATCAGCATCAAAAAGGGAAATCGCTTCATCATCGTGTCAAAGCCTAACATAGCCCCCTCCAACTTGACGACCCCCAATTTCAATCATTGTCACGTCGGCATCCTCACCCCCCTGCAAGCAGCATCGGCAATAGCCATTGCCTCCACCGACATCTCTGCCTACACTCATTCAACCTGCCCCGTATGAGAGCGATCTTGCTGCTATTCGCCATCGCTGCCCTTGGATTTGTCCTGTTCGAGGATCCGCCACTGGTTGCTCAAGTGAAAATTCACATCGAAGCCATCCGAAGACACGCTGTCGAAGTCGCCGCCGAACAAGCCGCAGAGATTTCCAAGAGAAACAATTCCAGCCAGGTCTATGCCGCGGTCGACATTATCGATTCCACCGGTGATGGCATCACATCCATCCCCAAAGGATCCCCCGTTCACATCATTTCCATGTCTGGCGATCAACTCACCATCACCAACGGTCGCAACATCATCACCACAACGCCCGACGCCATCACAAATATCGAACCTGCGATGGATCCAGCGCCACCCAATACCACCCCCTTGCCCAACCCCCAGTCGTCGCCACCTCCCCTTGTCGAACCCCCACCACCTCCGCCGCTCACCCCGGAGCAAGTTCAAATTCAGGCACGTGTCACCGCCATCGAACAGCAGATCAACGAACTCCAGCAAAAGATCGACGAATCACAAATGCGCGATCAGCTGGCACGTCAACGCGGCAGCAGTTCCGCTCACACCGCCCGAACCAGACGCTATGTCATCGAACTGGACCGGTTGATTGCCCAACGAACCAACCTGTTGCGCCAGTTACGCTAAATCCCACATCCGTTCCCTAACCTTTCATCACTTTCTCCATTCCCACGGCGGAATGGCTCCCCGCTGACTCCATAATCCAAGTCGCGCCAACCGCGCCTCGCGCTCCGCTGCCGCCAGCTTCGCGTCTTTGCTATATCGCACATAATGCCAGGCCATGCCGGTCGCCACCATTTCAAGATTCACATCCCGTCCGCGATAAACCACCCTCGCGAGCAAACGCCGGTATCGATCCCGTCCAGAGGGAACCAACGTCACGGTCTTCCCAAACACCGCTTCACTCAGCGCCTGTTTCGCCACCCGGCCAAAGTCCTGCCTCAACTCCGGCGCATCCACCCCTTCAAGCCTGACTTTGATCTCAACCTTCTCCGCAGCAAGAACCGTGATGCTGTCCCCATCATGAACCCCAACCACCCGTGCACGAATCGTCCCCTCCTCCGCAAAAAGGCATGGAACACAAAAAAGGAAGAGGGCCAGCCGGAGCAACACCTCCAACCGTCATACTTTAGCTCATCTTATCAATGTCAGTTTATTGTTTATTTCCACTTATCTACAAAGCCATGGGTTCAGCGCTTCATGCGACTCACTCCCTGAGACATAGCCCTGCCCCAGCGAGACAGTGACAGACCTCGCACAGAAACTTCAATGCCGTCTGCCATCTGGTGCTAAATTTTACCATTGCCCTAGCCCGTCGTCCGCAGACCGCTCGCGATCGCATTGATGCTCAGCAGCACCTCCGGCAACAACGCCGTCGCCCCCGCCTCATCTTCCGCCTTGTGCAAGGCCCTCCAGCGGCGCAGCAATCCAATCTGTTGATGATGCAACACCTTGAGTGCTTCCGCTCGCAACTCCAACGTCTTCCACATCCTCGGCCGTTTCGCCTCCAGCTCCCCGCCACGCAACTTCTCCAGCATCTTGCGCGTCAAATCATACTCCGCCAATACCATTCCAAACAACCGCTCACGCAATCCATCATCCTCCACCAAGTCAGCATAAGCCGTCATCAAATCACGATCCGTGCTCGCCAATGACGATTCCACGTTGGTGATCACATAATGCAGAAACGGCCATGACCTCAGCTCGTCCGAAAGCTGTGCAAACTCTTCCTCACTCAACGCCGCCAGCCCGCTCCCCGCGCCATACCATCCTGGCACATAAAACCGGCACTGGTTCCACGCAAACACCCACGGGATCGCCCGCAAATCCGCCAGACTCGCCTGGCCAGTCCGCCTCGAAGGACGCGACCCAATCCGGCTGTGCTCGAGCGCATCAATCGGCGTCGCCTGACGATAAAACGCCATAAAACCCTCCGCCTCCAACAGCTTCCGATAAGCCACGCGACTCGAATTCGCCAGCTTCTCCGCCAATGGCTCCAGCACATGCGGCGGCCTCTCGCCCCTCGCATGCAAACACGCCGTGCCTGTCACGCCAGCCAGCAACAACTCCAGGTTATACGCTGCCGTGGAACGATTCCCATACTTCTGCGCAATCGTCTCGCCCTGCTCCGTCACACGCGTGTCACCACACAATGAACCATGCGGCAACGCATCCAAAAAGCGGTGAGTCGGACCCGCGCCGCGGCTCACCGTGCCACCCCGACCATGGAAAAACTGCACCTCCACTCCGGCATCCTTGCCCGTCTTCGCCAGGGCCCGCTGCGCCTGATGCAACGCCCACTGACTCGCCAGAATCCCCGCATCCTTGTTGCTGTCGCTATAGCCCACCATCACCTGCTGGATCAAACGTCCCGGCTGACCCCGCTCCTCCGCATGAAACTCCAGACTCCGCCGCGTCAACGGTTGCTCCACAAACATCCTCAACATTTCCGGCCCGCCCGCCAAATCATCCGCCGTCTCAAACAACGGCACCACCGGCAGCAAACACAACATCCCCTCCGGCGTCCGGCGCATCAACCCCGCCTCACGCGCCAGCACATGCACCATCAACAAATCCGAAAGCCGACGCGTCATGCTCACGATCAACGCCCCCACTCCTTCCGAACCGAACTTCGCCATGTGTGCCGCCACCCCGCGATGACACGCCAGCACCGCATCCGCCTCGTTCCCCGCCGACGAACCCGGCGGCAAGAACGGCCGTGGTGACTTCAATTCTTTCTCCAAAAACCGCAACCGATCCTCCTCTTTCCACTCATCCCAGTCACTCCCATCCAATCCAGCCGCCGCCATCAACTGCACCAGCGCCTTGGTGTGAAACTCCGAATTCTGCCGCACATCCAGCGTCGCCATGTGGAAGCCAAACACTTCCAAAGCCCGCAACAGCGGATCCACATCCGCCTCCGCCAATCGCAACGCCCCCGTCTCACACAACGCCGAGCGCAACGCCTCAAGGTCCGCCTTCAACTCCGCCGCAAACACATAAACGCCCGTCCCCTCCCGCAACTCCGATAAATGCCCCGGCGCCACCTTCACCGGCAGCCTCGCCATCATGTATTCGACCACCTGCCGCCACGGCTCCTCCGCCTGCGTCACCGCTTCCGATCCCAACGCCGCCTCCAAACGATCCCGCAACTCCAACAATCCTACCGGCGGATTCTGCATCCACGTCGTCAACGTCAGCTTCTCCGCCAACGCACTCAATCCGCGATAATGCACCACCAGCGCATTCACCCGCAAACGCTCCAGCGACTCCAGCGTCACCTCCGCCGTCACGCCAGGATGTCCATCGCGATCCCCACCCACCCAGGTCCCAAAGCGCACCTTCGGCAAAACGCCCGACACCTTCAGCTTCTCCACGTCAAAACCCGATTCCTTCCAGGCCAGCATCAAACGCTCATCCAACTCCGGCAACACCGCCGGAAAAATCTCGCGGAAATAATGCAGCACATTGCGCCGCTCATCCCTCAAGGTCGGCTTCTCCAACAAAATCTCCCCCGTCCTCCACAACCTCTCCAGCGCCGCCTTCACTTCTTTACGAGTCCGCTGCGGCGACCTCGCATGATCCGACCGATTCTGCAACAACCTGAACAAAGTCCGGTGATGCTCCAGCACCGCCAGCCGCTTTGCTTCCGTCGGATGCGCCGTCAACACCGGCTCAATCCGCACCTTGGGCAGCATCGCGATCAACTGCTCCTCGGTCACCCCCTTCGTCTTCAATCGCTCCAGCTGATTCCCCCACAACCCGCGTTCCGCCGCCCCGCCCTCATGCTCCTCGCGTTGCTCCCGCACCCAAGCCGCCACATTCTCCTCCACCAAATTCAACAGCTGAAACGCCACCGCATAAGCCAGGTTCAGCTTGTCCGGCACCCCGTCTTCATCCAGGTCCTTCATCTTGCCCACCCAGGGAAGATGCTCGGCCAGTTCCCCCAGCCCCAATTCCCCCAGCACCTCCGCAAAGGACTCCATCAAAAACATCAAATCGTGATCGATACGGGCAAAACCAATCTCCAGATAATCAGGCGTCGGGGTAGCGGACATGAGAAAAAATCAAAGCAGAATCAAAAAATGAAAACACAAGTGGACCAACTTGTTCAGCAATCCCCGTGCCGACCCATCCATGCAAGCAAAAAGACAGCTGTCAAAAAACCATCTTCCACTTGCCACCCCAATCCCCTTCGACCATGAACCCCCCATCATGGCCGAAGCCACCCCACAAGTCATCATCTACACCGACGGCGGCTGCCACGGCAATCCCGGCGTCGGCGGATGGGCCGCAGTCCTCCTCAACGGCAAACACCGCAAGGAAATCCACGGGGGCGAACCCGCCACCACCAACAACCGCATGGAACTGCGCGCCGCCATCGAGTCCCTCAAGCTCCTCACCAAACCCTGCGCCGTCACCCTGCACACCGACTCCCAATACGTCCGCAACGGCATCACCAAGTGGCTCTTCGGCTGGAAACGCAACCAGTGGAAAACCGCCGCCAAACAACCCGTGAAAAATTCCGACCTCTGGCGCGCCCTCGACGACGCCGTCAGCCGTCACCAGGTCATCTGGCAATGGGTCAAAGGCCACGCCGGCAACCCCGAAAACGAGCGCTGCGACGAACTCGCCCAACTCGCCATGCAGACCATCAAGAGCCGCCACACCCGACAGGAACTCGCCTCTGCCCTCACCGCCTTCAAAGCCGCCAACGACACCTCCCCCTCCCTGCTCTAGCCATCACCTTCCCCCGGCATTGCATGATGGAGTGATGGAGTGATGGAGTGATGGAGTGATGGAGTGATGGAGTGATGGAGTGATGGAGTGATGGAGTGATGGAGTGATGGAGTGACGCAAGGAGCCCCCGTCCCAACGGGACGACTCATAGCAGCCCGGCACAGGGTGCCGGGTTTGGTTCCAGATGGATCACGCGTCCTGAAGGGACGCTTCATGCGGGTCGACGTGCCGCCCTATTCCCAGCGCATGACGCGTCCCCTCAGGACGCCCTTCAAACCTTCACGG comes from Phragmitibacter flavus and encodes:
- a CDS encoding thermonuclease family protein; translated protein: MLLRLALFLFCVPCLFAEEGTIRARVVGVHDGDSITVLAAEKVEIKVRLEGVDAPELRQDFGRVAKQALSEAVFGKTVTLVPSGRDRYRRLLARVVYRGRDVNLEMVATGMAWHYVRYSKDAKLAAAEREARLARLGLWSQRGAIPPWEWRK
- a CDS encoding phosphoenolpyruvate carboxylase, coding for MSATPTPDYLEIGFARIDHDLMFLMESFAEVLGELGLGELAEHLPWVGKMKDLDEDGVPDKLNLAYAVAFQLLNLVEENVAAWVREQREEHEGGAAERGLWGNQLERLKTKGVTEEQLIAMLPKVRIEPVLTAHPTEAKRLAVLEHHRTLFRLLQNRSDHARSPQRTRKEVKAALERLWRTGEILLEKPTLRDERRNVLHYFREIFPAVLPELDERLMLAWKESGFDVEKLKVSGVLPKVRFGTWVGGDRDGHPGVTAEVTLESLERLRVNALVVHYRGLSALAEKLTLTTWMQNPPVGLLELRDRLEAALGSEAVTQAEEPWRQVVEYMMARLPVKVAPGHLSELREGTGVYVFAAELKADLEALRSALCETGALRLAEADVDPLLRALEVFGFHMATLDVRQNSEFHTKALVQLMAAAGLDGSDWDEWKEEDRLRFLEKELKSPRPFLPPGSSAGNEADAVLACHRGVAAHMAKFGSEGVGALIVSMTRRLSDLLMVHVLAREAGLMRRTPEGMLCLLPVVPLFETADDLAGGPEMLRMFVEQPLTRRSLEFHAEERGQPGRLIQQVMVGYSDSNKDAGILASQWALHQAQRALAKTGKDAGVEVQFFHGRGGTVSRGAGPTHRFLDALPHGSLCGDTRVTEQGETIAQKYGNRSTAAYNLELLLAGVTGTACLHARGERPPHVLEPLAEKLANSSRVAYRKLLEAEGFMAFYRQATPIDALEHSRIGSRPSRRTGQASLADLRAIPWVFAWNQCRFYVPGWYGAGSGLAALSEEEFAQLSDELRSWPFLHYVITNVESSLASTDRDLMTAYADLVEDDGLRERLFGMVLAEYDLTRKMLEKLRGGELEAKRPRMWKTLELRAEALKVLHHQQIGLLRRWRALHKAEDEAGATALLPEVLLSINAIASGLRTTG
- the rnhA gene encoding ribonuclease HI, which produces MAEATPQVIIYTDGGCHGNPGVGGWAAVLLNGKHRKEIHGGEPATTNNRMELRAAIESLKLLTKPCAVTLHTDSQYVRNGITKWLFGWKRNQWKTAAKQPVKNSDLWRALDDAVSRHQVIWQWVKGHAGNPENERCDELAQLAMQTIKSRHTRQELASALTAFKAANDTSPSLL